CACGTTTCCCGCGCCCGAGAAGCTGCTGTCGCCGCCGATCATCGCGGTCGACGATGTCAGCGTCGGCTACGAGCCCGGCAAGCCGGTGCTGCGAAAAGTGACGCTGCGTATCGACAATGACGACCGCATCGCCCTGCTCGGCTCCAACGGCAACGGCAAATCCACGCTGGTGAAACTGCTCGCGGGCAAGCTGCCGCCGTTCTCAGGCAAGATCGTGCGCGCCGCAAACCTCTCGGTGGGCTATTTCGCGCAACACCAGACCGACGAACTCGATCTCGAAGGCTCATCCTACGATCATCTGCGACGGTTGATGCCCGATGCCACGGAGACGAAGGTGCGCGCCCGCGTCGGCGCGATCGGTTTCTCCGGCAAGGCCGGCGACACCAAGGTGAGTAATCTCTCCGGCGGCGAGAAAGCGCGACTGCTGCTCGGGCTTGCGACCTTTGCCGCACCGAACATGATCATCCTCGACGAGCCGACCAACCATCTCGATATCGACAGCCGCGCCGCGCTCGCCGAAGCGATCAACGAATTTCCCGGCGCGATCATCATGGTCTCGCACGACCGCTATCTGATCGAGGCTTGCGCCGATCAATTGTGGGTGGTGGCGGATCGCGCCGTGAAACCGTATGACGGCGATCTCGATGAATATCGCCGCTCCGTTCTGAGTTCGCGCGGCACGCGCGCGCCCACACAGGCGCGCACCGAGCGCGAGACGGAAAAGCCCGTGCGGAACAAGGTCGAGAAGAATTCGCTCAAACAGAAAATCTCCAGCGCGGAAGCCGAGATCGAACGCATCGGCGGCATCATTGAGAAGATCGATACCGCGCTCGCTCTGCCCGATATTTTCCAGCGCGATCCGAAGCAGGCAACCCAGCTCACCAAGGCACGCGCCGCCGCCGAAGCGGCGCTCAAAAAAGCCGAGGAAGAATGGCTGGAGGCCAGCGCGTCCTACGAGAGCGCCGGTTAAAGCGAATTACGTGCGCTTCTTCCGGGCAGGCTTGGCCGGTTTTTTCGGCGGTGGCGGCGCCTGCACCGCATCGATCGCGGACAGGCGTCCTGCGGTAAAGGTGTAGATGCCCGGACGCGGACCCTGCGTATAGGTCAGCACGGTCTGGCGCTCGCCGCGCTCATTCGCTCCGATATTGACGTTGTTGGGCGTGCCGGCGGCGCGCGCCACATCGCATTCGGTATGACCGAGCGCGATCACGCCTCCCGCAGGCAATGCCGGGGCGGCCTGCGGCGCAGCAGGGTCGCCCTGCTGCTGCGCATTGACGTCCGCCGGCAAGCCGGCAGGCGCCATGCCGGGACATGCCCCCTCCGCGGTGATCAGATCGTCCGGCGAAACCGGCTTGTCCGCATGCAGCGGCGGCGTCTCAAGCGACAGCGACTTGGTATTGAAAAGCTTTCCGGGGCGGGTGAACCATTCCTGATCCTTGATTGAGTAATCGCTCAGCGTCCCGCCGCAACCGCTCATCATCGGCGCGA
The nucleotide sequence above comes from [Pseudomonas] carboxydohydrogena. Encoded proteins:
- the abc-f gene encoding ribosomal protection-like ABC-F family protein; translation: MLSIQDISIRIAGRVLIENSTAQIVPGARVGFVGRNGVGKSTLFRAIRGDLALESGSISIPPRWRIGSLAQEAPDGPESLIDVVLKADVERHALLQEAETAHDPARIADIQTRLVDIEAHSAPARAAAILSGLGFSATDQLRACQEFSGGWRMRVALAATLFAAPDLLLLDEPTNYLDLEGTLWLEDHLSNYPRTVIVISHDRDLLDTSVDQILHLDHGRLTLYKGSYSAFEEQRATREMLDAKHAKRQADERKRLQDFVDRFKAKASKAKQAQSRVKMLERMKPVTALVTQDVREITFPAPEKLLSPPIIAVDDVSVGYEPGKPVLRKVTLRIDNDDRIALLGSNGNGKSTLVKLLAGKLPPFSGKIVRAANLSVGYFAQHQTDELDLEGSSYDHLRRLMPDATETKVRARVGAIGFSGKAGDTKVSNLSGGEKARLLLGLATFAAPNMIILDEPTNHLDIDSRAALAEAINEFPGAIIMVSHDRYLIEACADQLWVVADRAVKPYDGDLDEYRRSVLSSRGTRAPTQARTERETEKPVRNKVEKNSLKQKISSAEAEIERIGGIIEKIDTALALPDIFQRDPKQATQLTKARAAAEAALKKAEEEWLEASASYESAG